CACCAGCGGAACGCCAACAACCTCGAGAATCTTCCCCAGAACCTCAAAGTTCACCTGCGGAGTACCCTTATAGATTCCGTGCGCAGTGCCGATTGCAACCGCCAGCGAATCACACTTTGTGCGTTCAACGAACTCTGCAGCTTCCTGCGGGTCGGTGAAGGGGTTGATTACCGCTGTGTTGTCGAGGCCGTCTTCTTTGCCCCCGACGCGGCCAAGTTCAGCCTCAACGGGGATATTCGCGGCGTGGCAGATGTCCACAACCGAACGTGTCAGCGCAATGTTCTCCTCGAATGGCAGCTTGCTTCCGTCTATCATGATTGACGTGTAGCCCGTGTGGAACGCAAGAACCGCCGTCTCGAAGCTGTTTCCGTGATCCAGATGGCACACTACGGGCACTCCTGCCCTCTCTGCGGCGGCCTTGATGTTCGCGAAGTAGAAATCTGCACCGGCGTACTTGAGCGTTCCCGGAGTTGTCTGCATTATCACCGGCGACAAAGTTTCTTCGGCGGCGTTGAGGACGGCTATCACCATCTCCATGTTCTCAACGTTGAACGCACCGACTGCGTATTTATTCTTCTGCGCGTCGAGCAGAAGCTCTCGTGAAGTTACGAGCAATATAATTCCTCCCTAAATCGTGTAATTTGGGTTGACCGCATAATTATAATCGTCAGTGCACTCAACTACATAATCTTTCACGAGCGAGGCCGCCTTCATCGCTAATTTCCCGTCCCTAACGAGCTTGTACTGTCTGGGCATGAACTGGCTCAGGAGTCCTGCGGGAACTTCTACGCTGTCGATGTTCGCGAACAGCTTAGTGATTGCCGACTTGATTTCAGGAAGACTGAAGTAGTACCTGCATCTGTCGGAGTAGCTGTACTTGCGGGCGATTCGCTTGTCCTCGTCCGAACCGTGATAATGTTTCTGCCAGTTCTTTGGGTTATCGAGCATCACGCGTTCAAGCACCTCTATGAAGTCTGCGCGCTTTTCTGCCGGGATTAACTCACGCTCAATCATGCTGAGTGCGAAGAGTCCTTCTCTGAGCTTGAAGGTTAAAGCCGGGCCGACTTTGAGGATAGCTATTCCGTCCTCGACCATTTCGCGGAGTTTTTCTGCGGGCTGGTAATCCGTCGAATGCCCCTCGAACACGAAGCCGGGATGATTCTTCAGGGATGCGCACAGTTCTTTTGCGGCTTGTCTGTCGTAGGCGTGAATGTCCTTGTCCCCGAACTCAACGCCCGGCTGAACCACGACAGCAATAACGTCCTGCCACCTATCAGCGATTCCGTGCTCCTCGAATTTCCGTTTGTACACTGCTAACGTCGTCTCGAAGTCCTTTACACTGGTAACCTGCAGGCCTGCTTCTTCCTCCTGTGCTCCGCCGGGAATCGGTACTTCACTCCCGATGATGTACGCGGGACGAACAGCGTCGGGCTTGGACTTCAGGAGTTCCTGATACGCGGCCTCACAGACCTCGAGCAATGCTGCCCCGCGTTCAGCGATAACTTCATCGCTAAGGCGTTCATCCTTCGGGTCATCCGCGAGCTTCATGCTGGTATCCAGATGAATCTTCGTGAAACCGGCCAGGACGCACTGCCTCAATAGCTCCTTAGAGTTCGACATAGCTTCTGACTCGGGAAGGTCTGACCACACCAACGGCCCCATATGGTCGCCGCCGAGCATTATTCTTTCACGCTCAAACCCTACCTTGTCCGCCAGAGCGTAAACATAATCGCGGAAGTCTGCGGGCTTCATTCCCGTGTAGCCTCCGAACTGGTTGATCTGGTTCGCTGTTCCCTCAATCAGAACGGGAGAATCAAAACGTAATGCCTGTTCGAGGATTGCTTCTATCGCGAGCTCGTTTGCTGTGCAGTATGACGGAATACCGGCGTGAATACCGGCCTTCCTCTTGTCGGTCATCGCAACTAAAGGATTCTTCATGGTTTAACCCCTCTCTATCATCTCTCTGACTGTCTCGGGAGAAATGTTGCCCTCCATCGGCCCGAACGCCATAACGTTAAGCGCACCGGCAGCCGCTCCCATCCTGGCCGCATCGGCAAGGGATTTTCCTTCCGCGAGACCGCAGATGAATGCTGCGTCGTACGAATCTCCTGCTCCCGTAGCGTCAGCCTGTTCGACCTTGTAGATGGGCTGCTCTGCTTCGAGGCCCTTGCGCG
The window above is part of the Synergistaceae bacterium genome. Proteins encoded here:
- a CDS encoding class II fructose-bisphosphate aldolase, yielding MLVTSRELLLDAQKNKYAVGAFNVENMEMVIAVLNAAEETLSPVIMQTTPGTLKYAGADFYFANIKAAAERAGVPVVCHLDHGNSFETAVLAFHTGYTSIMIDGSKLPFEENIALTRSVVDICHAANIPVEAELGRVGGKEDGLDNTAVINPFTDPQEAAEFVERTKCDSLAVAIGTAHGIYKGTPQVNFEVLGKILEVVGVPLVLHGTSGVPDDQVRRCVSMGMAKVNYATDLRIAYTEGVKKYMAENPSGFDPKKYGAVGMEEVKKYVIGRMQVIGSCGKA
- a CDS encoding class II D-tagatose-bisphosphate aldolase, non-catalytic subunit → MKNPLVAMTDKRKAGIHAGIPSYCTANELAIEAILEQALRFDSPVLIEGTANQINQFGGYTGMKPADFRDYVYALADKVGFERERIMLGGDHMGPLVWSDLPESEAMSNSKELLRQCVLAGFTKIHLDTSMKLADDPKDERLSDEVIAERGAALLEVCEAAYQELLKSKPDAVRPAYIIGSEVPIPGGAQEEEAGLQVTSVKDFETTLAVYKRKFEEHGIADRWQDVIAVVVQPGVEFGDKDIHAYDRQAAKELCASLKNHPGFVFEGHSTDYQPAEKLREMVEDGIAILKVGPALTFKLREGLFALSMIERELIPAEKRADFIEVLERVMLDNPKNWQKHYHGSDEDKRIARKYSYSDRCRYYFSLPEIKSAITKLFANIDSVEVPAGLLSQFMPRQYKLVRDGKLAMKAASLVKDYVVECTDDYNYAVNPNYTI